Proteins encoded together in one Xenopus laevis strain J_2021 chromosome 6L, Xenopus_laevis_v10.1, whole genome shotgun sequence window:
- the LOC108719568 gene encoding thiosulfate sulfurtransferase, translating into MKMINMKFWIRTKGTFHRSMIYATPISPPSACNKSQYKHGRAGWAIPIMEKQVYCRALVSANWLSGALKSRPNLRVLDATYDKDAQKQFSQRHIPKARFFDLDQCKDQTSPYEVMLPSERHFAQYVGSLGINNDSHVVVYDTDKMGMISSPRVWWMFRVFGHKNVSILDGGLQNWLKQGLLVTPENPQYGPETFRAKLDPSLLKRFEEIQDNISSKCFQLVDARSAGRFRGPEPKPGEGIEPGHISGAVNLPFSSFLTNEGYEKSPEEIQRMFQEKGVDLNKPMTATCRRGVTACHVALASFILGKENTAVYDGSWSEWFHRAKPEYKVFEKN; encoded by the exons ATGAAAATGATTAACATGAAGTTCTGGATAAGAACCAAGGGAACTTTCCATAGGTCTATGATATATGCAACTCCCATCTCCCCACCTTCTGCATGCAATAAAAGTCAATATAAGCATGGCAGAGCTGGATGGGCTATACCAATCATGGAAAAACAAGTCTACTGCCGGGCTCTTGTCTCTGCAAATTGGCTCTCAGGAGCCCTAAAGTCCCGGCCTAACTTGAGGGTCCTGGACGCCACGTACGATAAGGATGCCCAGAAGCAATTCTCACAGAGGCACATCCCCAAGgcaagattttttgacctggaccAGTGCAAAGACCAGACTTCACCTTATGAGGTGATGTTGCCCAGTGAGAGACATTTTGCCCAATATGTAGGCAGCCTTGGCATCAATAATGACAGCCACGTTGTGGTTTATGACACTGATAAGATGGGCATGATATCGTCCCCCAGGGTCTGGTGGATGTTTCGGGTATTTGGGCACAAGAATGTCTCAATTTTGGATGGTGGGCTTCAGAACTGGCTGAAGCAGGGGCTTCTTGTAACACCAGAGAATCCCCAGTATGGACCTGAGACCTTCCGAGCAAAGCTGGACCCCTCTCTGTTGAAGAGATTCGAAGAGATTCAGGACAATATCAGCAGCAAGTGTTTCCAGCTGGTGGATGCCCGGTCAGCGGGGAGATTCAGGGGCCCAGAGCCAAAGCCTGGGGAAG GCATTGAACCCGGACACATCTCTGGTGCCGTCAATCTTCCCTTCTCCAGTTTTCTAACCAATGAGGGTTATGAGAAGTCACCTGAAGAGATCCAGCGTATGTTCCAGGAGAAGGGGGTGGACCTGAACAAGCCAATGACTGCAACTTGCCGCCGAGGAGTCACAGCTTGCCACGTGGCCCTGGCTTCTTTCATTTTGGGCAAAGAGAACACAGCGGTCTATGATGGCTCCTGGTCCGAATGGTTCCACCGGGCCAAACCCGAGTACAAGGTGTTTGAGAAGAACTAG